In a single window of the Diospyros lotus cultivar Yz01 chromosome 10, ASM1463336v1, whole genome shotgun sequence genome:
- the LOC127811539 gene encoding DNA-directed RNA polymerases II and V subunit 8A-like — protein MVETLLEDIFRVERLDPDGKKFDKVSRIEAISEQLEMYMQLDVNIDIYPLHVGEKFLMVLASTLNLDGTPDSGYFTQGGRKSLADKFEYVMHGKSYRISDNKVEICASFGGLLMLLKADPSDAQKLELDQRLFILIRKV, from the exons ATGGTGGAGACACTTTTGGAGGATATATTTCGAGTGGAGCGTTTGGACCCAGATGGTAAAAAGTTCGATAAAg TTTCTCGCATTGAAGCAATCAGCGAGCAGCTTGAAATGTACATGCAGCTAGATGTGAACATAGACATATATCCTCTTCATGTTGGGGAGAAATTCTTGATGGTATTAGCATCTACTCTGAATTTGGATGGAACACCTGATAGTGGTTATTTTACTCAG GGCGGAAGGAAATCGCTTGCAGACAAGTTTGAATATGTCATGCATGGGAAGTCATATAGGATCTCAGATAATAAAGT GGAGATTTGCGCTTCATTCGGAGGGCTTCTGATGCTGCTGAAAGCAGATCCGAGCGATGCACAGAAGCTGGAGCTTGACCAGAGGTTGTTTATCCTCATCAGGAAGGTCTAA